The DNA window TTCTTAGAAGCTGACATTAACCAGTCTTGCTATGGTggaaaaaatactagtaaaaaattcatataatttgACTATTAAcgaatttttttactaaaactgtaataaataataaatataaactcattcaattataaaattacacgagatgagataaataaaaatatctatgAGACTATttaatctcaccttttaatttttataagaaaatatttagctAATATCTCACtttaaagataaagaaaatcctaaattttaGCTCGAAATTATTATCCTTATCTATAGACCGAATGATCTCATAAAGTTTAAATTCTATATCCGACTCCGATTAAGATGGCCCTTAGTGGCAACGAAAGACCTTTTCACCTTCTTAGAAGCCGTCATCAACGCGTCTCCAAAATTGTCTATAAATACCTCTCTTTCTTACActattttttcatatctaacattttctttctttcatttatACACACAGCTAAGAATCGCTGCGACGCAAAGAGATTagaaaaaaagttcaaatttgttGCTGCGGAAGTAATTAAAGTTTCGATTTCTTCCGTTGCAACTTTAATTTAGTTTTGATCGATTGATCGCTTCTATTCTTAGCAAAGATCATCAATTACAATGGCTCGTTATTTCTCCAACTGCAAAAATATCTCTGCTTTTGTTGTAGACTCTGTTTCTGTAGCTATTCAGaggtaaacaaaaaaaatcattattttttctctctgtTTCATTTTTTCCGAGTTAAAAGGGGTTTATCTAaatttcctttaattttgtggCAAATTATATTACAATAAGTGGAGTACTTCTGATAAGAAAGTCGAccttctaaaattttaaaataaaattttagatatatatagtAGAGGTTGAATCTTAATAATTTCTTCgtctatttatctattttttatattttaaatttctttcgTGAAAATCCTAATTATGACATTGATCTTCCCCTGaaataaaagataaagaaaCTAAAACAGAGTTGTATGATTCTTggttctgtttttttttctttcttcaaaatatcttaattttacCCTTTATTATATACTTTTGGGATCATTTATATCATGGTCGTTAGTGTATTtgttattaatatgtatatgacGATGTTTACGttattgtatttaaattttgaattcgtcTCGAATTATGCAGGCGTGGATACGCGGCCGCATCACAAGGTGGTGTTTCTGGTAGTGTAAGAGGTAGTGGGGCTGTTAGAAGCAATGTGATGGAATCAAACAAGACTTCATGGGTACCAGATCCTGTTACTGGTTATTACAGACCAGAAAGTCATGCTAAGGAAATTGATGCTGCTGAGCTTAGAAACATGTTGTTGAAGTACAAACCtagacaaaattgaaaaaagaacaACAATTATAGGATCAAGAATCATGTCTCGAGGAGTAGAGATGAATTCAGGATTTGAATGTTGGAGTTCAATAGTTATACTTTTGGAATTATGAGTT is part of the Solanum stenotomum isolate F172 chromosome 8, ASM1918654v1, whole genome shotgun sequence genome and encodes:
- the LOC125873130 gene encoding protein SENESCENCE-ASSOCIATED GENE 21, mitochondrial-like; protein product: MARYFSNCKNISAFVVDSVSVAIQRRGYAAASQGGVSGSVRGSGAVRSNVMESNKTSWVPDPVTGYYRPESHAKEIDAAELRNMLLKYKPRQN